The following proteins are encoded in a genomic region of Catellatospora sp. TT07R-123:
- the ybaK gene encoding Cys-tRNA(Pro) deacylase produces MGGQGTPATALLAKQKVAHTLHTYDVSADSPNYGALVAEALGADPARVFKTLVTEVDGALTVAVVPVTGEIDLKALASAAGGKRAAMADRDLAEKTTGYVRGGISPLGQRKRLPTVIDESALAGETMYVSAGKRGLQLRLAPTDLIRLTAAVLAPIARS; encoded by the coding sequence GGGACTCCGGCGACAGCGCTGCTCGCCAAGCAGAAGGTGGCGCACACGCTGCACACGTACGACGTGTCGGCCGACTCCCCCAATTACGGCGCGCTGGTCGCCGAGGCGCTCGGCGCCGATCCGGCGCGGGTGTTCAAGACCCTGGTCACCGAGGTCGACGGCGCGCTGACGGTGGCCGTGGTGCCGGTGACCGGCGAGATCGATCTGAAGGCGCTCGCCTCGGCGGCCGGCGGCAAGCGGGCTGCGATGGCCGACCGCGATCTGGCCGAGAAGACCACCGGGTACGTCCGCGGCGGCATCAGCCCGCTCGGGCAGCGCAAGCGCCTGCCGACCGTGATCGACGAGTCGGCGCTGGCCGGCGAGACGATGTATGTTTCCGCAGGTAAGAGGGGTCTTCAGCTCCGGCTGGCCCCCACCGACCTGATCCGGCTGACCGCTGCGGTCCTCGCCCCCATCGCCCGTTCCTGA